The following coding sequences are from one Phyllostomus discolor isolate MPI-MPIP mPhyDis1 chromosome 11, mPhyDis1.pri.v3, whole genome shotgun sequence window:
- the MAB21L1 gene encoding putative nucleotidyltransferase MAB21L1, with protein MIAAQAKLVYHLNKYYNEKCQARKAAIAKTIREVCKVVSDVLKEVEVQEPRFISSLNEMDNRYEGLEVVSPTEFEVVLYLNQMGVFNFVDDGSLPGCAVLKLSDGRKRSMSLWVEFITASGYLSARKIRSRFQTLVAQAVDKCSYRDVVKMVADTSEVKLRIRDRYVVQITPAFKCTGIWPRSAAHWPLPHIPWPGPNRVAEVKAEGFNLLSKECHSLAGKQSSAESDAWVLQFAEAENRLQMGGCRKKCLSILKTLRDRHLELPGQPLNNYHMKTLVSYECEKHPRESDWDESCLGDRLNGILLQLISCLQCRRCPHYFLPNLDLFQGKPHSALENAAKQTWRLAREILTNPKSLEKL; from the coding sequence ATGATCGCGGCCCAGGCCAAGCTGGTGTACCACCTGAACAAGTACTACAACGAGAAGTGCCAAGCCAGGAAGGCCGCCATCGCCAAGACCATCCGCGAGGTCTGCAAAGTCGTGTCGGACGTGCTCAAGGAGGTGGAGGTGCAGGAGCCCCGCTTCATTAGCTCCCTCAACGAGATGGACAACCGCTACGAGGGCCTGGAGGTTGTCTCGCCCACCGAGTTCGAGGTGGTGCTCTACCTGAACCAGATGGGGGTGTTCAACTTCGTGGACGACGGCTCGCTGCCCGGCTGCGCCGTGCTGAAGCTGAGCGACGGGCGCAagaggagcatgtctctgtgggTGGAATTCATCACCGCCTCGGGCTACCTCTCCGCGCGCAAGATCCGCTCCCGGTTCCAGACGCTGGTGGCTCAGGCGGTGGACAAGTGCAGCTACAGGGATGTGGTGAAGATGGTGGCGGACACCAGCGAAGTGAAACTGCGGATCCGGGATCGGTACGTGGTGCAGATCACGCCGGCGTTCAAGTGCACGGGGATCTGGCCGCGCAGCGCGGCCCACTGGCCGCTTCCCCACATCCCCTGGCCGGGACCCAACCGGGTGGCGGAGGTCAAAGCGGAGGGGTTCAACCTCCTGTCCAAGGAGTGCCACTCCCTGGCCGGCAAGCAGAGCTCGGCCGAGAGCGACGCCTGGGTGTTGCAGTTTGCCGAGGCCGAGAACCGCCTGCAGATGGGCGGCTGCCGCAAGAAATGCCTCTCCATCCTCAAGACGCTGCGGGACCGCCACCTGGAGCTGCCGGGCCAGCCCCTCAACAACTACCACATGAAGACGCTGGTCTCCTACGAGTGCGAGAAGCACCCCCGCGAGTCGGACTGGGACGAGTCCTGCCTGGGCGACCGGCTCAACGGCATCCTGCTGCAGCTCATCTCCTGCCTGCAGTGCCGGCGCTGCCCCCACTACTTCCTGCCCAACCTCGACCTGTTCCAGGGCAAGCCGCACTCGGCGCTGGAGAACGCCGCCAAGCAGACGTGGCGGCTGGCCAGGGAGATCCTCACCAACCCCAAGAGTCTGGAGAAGCTTTAG